From Humisphaera borealis, the proteins below share one genomic window:
- a CDS encoding inositol-3-phosphate synthase: protein MSRIRLAIAGIGNCASSLVQGIAHYRAVRGTDRQDIGLMHPALGGLRVEDIEVVAAFDIDSRKVGQSLETALFSPPNNTKVFCNDIGKSGVTVQMGEVLDGVAAHMADYPLSQRFDVASAKAVDPARVLRDSGADILVSYMPVGSQKATEYYAQAALDAKVGFVNCVPCFVVSDPKWAAKFTAAGLPCVGDDIKAQVGATITHRTLARLFVDRGVDIDCTYQMNTGGNTDFLNMLNRDRLSSKKISKTEAVQSQLDVPLPPDQIHIGPSDYVPFLKDNKVCFIRMEGNGFGGVPLNLELRLSVEDSPNSAAVVVDAIRCCKLAKDAGIAGPLEVASAWCMKHPPKQMPDREAKLALEEFVSDAVAKVRGNAVGVGR from the coding sequence ATGTCACGTATTCGTCTCGCTATCGCCGGCATCGGCAACTGCGCCTCGTCGCTCGTCCAGGGAATTGCCCATTACCGAGCCGTCCGTGGCACGGATCGGCAGGACATCGGTTTGATGCACCCGGCACTGGGCGGGCTTCGCGTCGAAGACATCGAGGTCGTCGCTGCGTTTGATATCGATTCACGCAAGGTCGGCCAGTCGCTCGAGACGGCGCTCTTCTCTCCTCCCAACAATACCAAGGTCTTTTGCAACGACATCGGCAAGTCTGGCGTGACCGTGCAGATGGGCGAAGTCCTCGACGGCGTCGCGGCACACATGGCTGATTACCCGCTGAGCCAGCGGTTCGATGTGGCGTCCGCCAAGGCGGTCGACCCGGCCCGCGTTTTGCGCGACAGCGGTGCCGATATACTTGTCAGTTACATGCCCGTCGGGTCGCAGAAAGCGACCGAATACTACGCCCAGGCGGCGCTCGATGCGAAGGTCGGCTTCGTCAATTGCGTTCCCTGCTTCGTCGTATCCGATCCAAAGTGGGCCGCGAAGTTCACCGCCGCCGGCCTGCCCTGCGTCGGCGACGACATTAAGGCGCAGGTTGGTGCAACGATCACTCACCGCACGTTGGCGCGGCTGTTCGTTGATCGTGGCGTCGATATCGACTGCACCTATCAGATGAACACCGGCGGCAACACCGACTTCCTGAACATGCTCAATCGCGATCGGCTCAGCAGCAAAAAGATCAGCAAGACCGAAGCCGTCCAGAGCCAGCTTGACGTGCCACTGCCGCCGGACCAGATCCATATCGGCCCCAGCGACTACGTGCCGTTCCTGAAGGACAACAAGGTCTGCTTCATCCGCATGGAAGGCAACGGTTTCGGCGGAGTGCCACTGAACCTGGAATTGCGGCTGAGCGTCGAAGACTCGCCCAACTCGGCCGCGGTGGTGGTGGATGCCATCCGCTGCTGCAAGCTCGCCAAAGATGCCGGCATCGCCGGGCCGCTGGAAGTCGCTTCGGCCTGGTGCATGAAGCACCCGCCGAAACAGATGCCGGATCGTGAGGCGAAGCTGGCGCTGGAAGAGTTCGTCAGTGACGCCGTTGCGAAAGTGCGCGGGAATGCAGTAGGCGTTGGACGGTAG
- a CDS encoding DUF6807 domain-containing protein — translation MIRSRTFPAFLSVCAGLLLAAVPAVRAADADVKLTQTDGKILVEIGGKPFTEYRFEPEKDLPWARPYFYPVRAPDGTEITSDQSRFNPKEHPHHRSLYVAQGAVNGVDHWAHPNKPATPDIKPADVRQPEQKHLKFEKVGGDTIVEQLAWEDKEGKPMLLETRTWRFFAFADGSRGIDQTSVFSAAEAPVTFGETKEAGLASVRLNKAISDTSTITMEKIASTDKKTENSVWGKKSPWCDLSGKIDGKDYGAAILDHPSNPRSPSNWHVRHYGLLSANVFGLYDFDKVNNAKGSGDFKIQPGKPVTFKYRYVIHTGNAASAKLPEKFAEFAK, via the coding sequence ATGATCCGTTCACGCACCTTCCCAGCCTTCTTGTCAGTCTGTGCCGGCCTGTTGCTTGCCGCCGTGCCTGCGGTTCGCGCCGCGGATGCCGACGTCAAGCTGACGCAGACTGACGGCAAGATTCTCGTCGAGATTGGCGGCAAGCCGTTCACGGAATATCGCTTCGAGCCCGAGAAGGACCTGCCCTGGGCTCGCCCCTACTTCTACCCTGTCCGCGCCCCGGACGGCACGGAGATCACCAGCGATCAGTCGCGGTTCAACCCCAAGGAGCACCCCCACCATCGCTCGCTGTACGTCGCACAGGGCGCCGTCAACGGCGTGGATCACTGGGCACACCCCAATAAGCCTGCGACGCCCGACATCAAGCCTGCCGACGTCCGCCAGCCCGAGCAGAAACACCTGAAGTTCGAGAAGGTCGGTGGCGATACGATCGTCGAACAGCTCGCCTGGGAAGACAAAGAGGGCAAGCCCATGCTGCTCGAGACCCGCACCTGGCGGTTCTTCGCGTTTGCCGATGGCAGCCGCGGCATCGACCAGACGAGCGTCTTTTCGGCGGCCGAAGCGCCCGTCACCTTCGGCGAAACCAAGGAAGCCGGCTTGGCCTCTGTCCGCCTGAACAAGGCGATCAGCGATACCTCGACCATCACCATGGAGAAGATCGCGTCAACCGACAAGAAGACAGAGAACAGCGTCTGGGGCAAGAAGTCTCCCTGGTGCGATCTGTCGGGCAAGATTGACGGCAAAGACTACGGGGCGGCAATTCTGGATCATCCGTCAAACCCGCGCTCACCCAGCAACTGGCACGTGCGTCACTATGGCCTGCTGTCGGCGAACGTCTTCGGACTTTACGACTTCGACAAGGTGAACAACGCCAAGGGCTCGGGTGACTTCAAGATTCAGCCCGGCAAACCCGTGACCTTCAAGTATCGATACGTCATTCACACCGGTAATGCTGCGTCGGCGAAGTTGCCGGAGAAGTTTGCGGAGTTCGCAAAGTGA
- a CDS encoding alpha/beta hydrolase, protein MRRRFSFVATTLVLLGAATVAHAQATRPALKVPAGVKYELDIPYVANGDVSQKLDLYLPEKPSDKPLPLLVWIHGGGWRGGTKAGCPGLNMVPQGYAAASIEYRFSQKALFPAQIQDCQAAIRFLRANAKKYNLDTERFAVWGASAGGHLAALVGTSGGKKAFPPIGGNEEQSDRVQAVCDIFGPANFNTVMEQAAADKAVKNIFAFNTPSDPYSGLIGGTLGKDTAKCDAVSPITYVGKDTPPILILHGTADTLVPYAQSVEFADALKKAGVEVILQPFPGAGHGGPAFNLPAVQVMTNKFFDKYLKGIDAKIEPLPASAVTVPTAKPAERK, encoded by the coding sequence ATGCGCCGCCGTTTCTCCTTCGTGGCCACGACTCTCGTTCTGCTGGGCGCCGCAACCGTTGCGCACGCTCAGGCCACCCGACCGGCTTTGAAGGTGCCTGCTGGTGTCAAGTACGAACTTGACATCCCGTACGTCGCCAACGGTGATGTCTCTCAGAAACTCGACCTCTACCTCCCGGAAAAGCCTTCCGACAAACCGCTCCCCCTACTCGTCTGGATTCATGGCGGCGGTTGGCGCGGCGGTACAAAGGCCGGGTGCCCCGGACTAAACATGGTCCCGCAAGGCTACGCGGCCGCGAGCATCGAGTACCGCTTTAGCCAGAAGGCCTTGTTTCCCGCCCAGATCCAGGATTGCCAGGCGGCGATTCGGTTCCTCCGGGCGAACGCCAAAAAGTACAACCTCGACACCGAACGCTTCGCGGTCTGGGGTGCATCGGCGGGCGGACACCTGGCGGCACTGGTCGGAACTTCGGGCGGCAAGAAGGCGTTCCCGCCAATCGGTGGCAACGAAGAGCAGTCCGACCGCGTGCAAGCGGTCTGCGATATCTTCGGCCCGGCGAACTTCAACACCGTAATGGAGCAGGCCGCCGCCGATAAGGCCGTCAAGAACATCTTCGCTTTTAACACACCTTCAGATCCCTATTCGGGGTTGATCGGCGGCACGCTCGGCAAGGATACAGCTAAATGCGATGCCGTCAGCCCGATCACCTATGTGGGCAAGGACACCCCGCCGATTCTCATCCTTCACGGAACCGCGGACACGCTTGTGCCATATGCCCAGAGCGTGGAGTTCGCCGATGCCCTCAAAAAGGCTGGCGTCGAAGTCATACTCCAGCCTTTCCCTGGCGCAGGCCACGGCGGACCGGCATTCAACCTGCCTGCAGTACAGGTGATGACCAACAAGTTCTTCGACAAGTATCTCAAGGGTATCGACGCGAAGATAGAACCGTTGCCGGCGTCGGCGGTCACCGTGCCGACGGCAAAACCGGCTGAGAGAAAGTAG
- a CDS encoding PSD1 and planctomycete cytochrome C domain-containing protein: MNRTLQSRLVVRLAIVALFSGLFEVGSTAGTATSGNVAVPETVQFNRDVRPILSDNCYFCHGFDKNKRKADLRLDTQDGQRTKRDEGTPIVPGKPADSLLIQKIISKDPDEVMPPADHPKRLSERDIAVLTKWVEQGATFEGHWAYIAPKRPATPEIRSDFVRTPIDAFIAQRLQAEGLPTSPEADRTTLIRRLTFDLTGLPPSVAEVQAFVDDRSPQAYENVVDRLLASPRFGERMAMYWLDLVRYADTIGYHSDNPMNVSPYREWVVHAFNANMPFDRFTVAQLAGDLLPNATIEQKVASGYNRLLQTTEEGGAQAKEYLVKNLTDRVRNYSTVWLGQTVGCAQCHDHKFDPIGTKDFYTMGAFFADVQEAPIGRREAGMPVPSPQQQTELNRLDAAIAAAKAKMSESTPALVVGQAEWEKKLEGDVAAVGWTTLTPTDVKSGRTALFEPATGIVRIQRAKTAFPKNDTYVVTAAIPAGGITAIRLEAMTDESFPANGPGLAPNGNFVLTEVTASIVDPKKDKKDRKNATRDLKLVRASADHSQDTFPIAHAIDGKKDTGWAVLPETGKPHEAVLEFEKPVIAAAGEQLIVTLDFASVFPQHQIGKFCLSATTNPAPAGLKSVPPAVTKVLEVAEAKRSPQQKAAIAEYYRSIAPELAGLRTEIADMERQKADMLKTVPTCLVSTAGAPRTVRILDRGNWQDEAGPEVQPAIPEVLGKLPVEGRRATRLDLAEWTVRKDNPLTSRVFVNRAWKLFFGQGLSKVLDDIGFQGEWPTHPELLDWLAVDFAENGWDIKRFIRQLVTSSTYRQSSVATAVMKEKDPYNRLYARQSRFRIDAEMVRDNALAVSGMLVEKIGGKSVFPYQPRGYWFALNFPTREWQNDTGDGLYRRGLYTHWQRSFPHPSLLAFDAPSREEATCERARSNIPQQALVLLNDPTYVEAARVLASKVVAQPGDEIAKLNWGFTQATSRKPTAEELGVFVELLGKHRAEYAADTEAAKQLLSIGSAALPAEVVASELAAWTSVTRVMLNLSEVITRY; this comes from the coding sequence ATGAATCGAACGCTACAAAGTCGCCTTGTGGTACGGCTGGCGATTGTCGCCCTGTTTTCGGGCCTGTTTGAGGTAGGCTCGACTGCCGGCACCGCGACGTCCGGAAACGTTGCGGTTCCTGAGACGGTGCAGTTCAACCGCGACGTTCGACCGATTCTTTCCGACAACTGCTACTTCTGCCACGGGTTCGATAAGAACAAGCGCAAGGCGGACCTGCGGCTCGATACCCAGGACGGGCAACGAACAAAGCGCGACGAGGGCACGCCGATCGTCCCCGGCAAGCCGGCCGACAGCCTGCTGATCCAGAAGATCATCAGTAAGGACCCTGACGAGGTGATGCCGCCGGCCGACCATCCGAAGCGGCTGAGTGAGCGCGACATCGCCGTACTTACAAAGTGGGTGGAGCAAGGGGCCACCTTCGAAGGTCACTGGGCGTACATCGCGCCGAAACGGCCGGCGACGCCGGAGATCAGGAGCGATTTCGTGCGAACACCAATCGATGCGTTCATTGCGCAGCGATTGCAGGCCGAGGGCTTACCAACCTCGCCTGAGGCTGACCGAACCACGCTGATTCGCCGACTGACATTCGATCTGACAGGCCTGCCGCCGTCCGTCGCCGAGGTGCAGGCGTTTGTAGACGACCGGTCGCCGCAGGCCTACGAAAACGTGGTGGACCGTCTGCTGGCAAGCCCAAGGTTTGGCGAGCGGATGGCGATGTACTGGCTCGATCTGGTCCGCTATGCCGACACGATCGGCTACCACTCCGACAACCCGATGAACGTTTCGCCTTACCGCGAATGGGTGGTGCATGCGTTCAATGCCAACATGCCGTTCGACCGGTTCACGGTCGCTCAACTTGCGGGCGATCTGCTTCCGAATGCGACGATCGAACAGAAAGTCGCCAGCGGCTACAACCGGCTGCTTCAGACGACCGAAGAGGGGGGCGCCCAGGCAAAGGAATACCTGGTCAAGAATCTGACCGACCGCGTTCGCAACTACTCGACGGTCTGGCTCGGCCAGACCGTCGGCTGTGCCCAGTGTCACGACCACAAGTTCGATCCGATCGGCACGAAGGACTTCTACACGATGGGCGCGTTCTTCGCCGACGTGCAGGAGGCACCGATCGGCCGGCGTGAAGCGGGGATGCCTGTTCCTTCGCCGCAGCAACAGACCGAACTGAATCGGCTCGACGCCGCGATCGCCGCCGCCAAGGCAAAGATGTCGGAATCGACGCCGGCACTCGTGGTCGGGCAGGCGGAATGGGAGAAGAAGTTGGAAGGCGACGTTGCCGCCGTCGGTTGGACGACGCTGACGCCGACAGACGTGAAGTCCGGACGGACGGCGTTGTTCGAACCGGCCACCGGTATCGTTCGCATCCAGCGCGCCAAGACGGCATTTCCCAAGAACGACACCTACGTCGTGACCGCTGCCATCCCGGCTGGAGGCATCACCGCGATCCGCCTCGAAGCGATGACCGATGAGTCATTCCCCGCCAACGGCCCGGGCCTCGCGCCCAACGGCAACTTCGTCCTGACGGAAGTGACGGCATCCATCGTCGATCCGAAGAAGGACAAGAAAGATCGCAAGAACGCCACCAGAGACCTGAAGCTGGTTCGCGCCTCGGCCGACCATTCGCAGGACACCTTCCCGATCGCCCATGCGATCGACGGAAAGAAGGACACCGGTTGGGCGGTGTTGCCGGAGACCGGCAAGCCCCACGAGGCGGTACTGGAATTCGAGAAACCTGTGATTGCCGCCGCGGGCGAACAACTCATCGTCACCCTCGACTTTGCCAGCGTGTTCCCCCAGCACCAGATCGGCAAGTTCTGCCTGTCGGCGACGACGAACCCCGCGCCGGCGGGTCTCAAGAGCGTTCCACCGGCCGTGACGAAGGTTCTCGAAGTGGCCGAGGCCAAACGATCGCCGCAGCAGAAGGCGGCGATCGCCGAGTACTACCGGTCGATCGCGCCAGAGCTGGCCGGGTTGCGGACAGAAATCGCCGACATGGAACGGCAGAAGGCGGACATGCTCAAAACCGTGCCGACGTGCCTGGTCAGTACGGCCGGTGCGCCGCGCACGGTCAGAATCCTGGATCGTGGCAACTGGCAGGATGAGGCGGGGCCCGAAGTTCAGCCGGCGATTCCGGAAGTCCTCGGAAAGTTGCCGGTCGAGGGACGCCGCGCCACCCGGCTTGATCTGGCCGAGTGGACCGTTCGCAAGGACAACCCGCTCACCAGTCGGGTGTTCGTGAACCGGGCGTGGAAGCTGTTCTTCGGCCAGGGTCTATCGAAGGTACTGGACGACATCGGCTTTCAAGGTGAATGGCCGACACACCCGGAACTGCTCGATTGGCTCGCCGTCGACTTCGCCGAGAACGGCTGGGACATCAAACGCTTCATCCGCCAGTTGGTCACCAGCAGCACCTACCGGCAGTCGTCCGTCGCGACGGCAGTGATGAAGGAGAAGGATCCTTACAACCGTCTTTATGCCCGCCAGTCGCGGTTCCGGATCGACGCCGAGATGGTCCGCGACAACGCACTGGCGGTCAGCGGGATGCTGGTCGAGAAAATTGGCGGCAAAAGCGTGTTCCCCTATCAGCCGCGCGGCTACTGGTTCGCGCTGAACTTCCCCACGCGGGAATGGCAGAACGACACCGGCGACGGACTCTATCGCCGAGGGCTCTACACGCACTGGCAGCGCAGCTTTCCGCACCCGAGCCTGCTGGCGTTCGATGCGCCCAGCCGGGAGGAAGCGACCTGCGAACGAGCCAGATCAAACATTCCGCAACAGGCCCTGGTGCTGCTGAATGATCCCACCTACGTCGAGGCGGCCCGCGTGCTGGCATCGAAGGTTGTCGCCCAACCCGGCGACGAAATCGCGAAGCTGAACTGGGGCTTCACCCAGGCGACCAGCCGCAAGCCGACAGCGGAGGAATTGGGCGTCTTCGTGGAACTGCTCGGCAAGCACCGGGCCGAGTACGCCGCCGACACCGAGGCGGCCAAGCAACTGCTGTCGATCGGGTCGGCAGCTTTGCCCGCCGAAGTCGTCGCGTCGGAACTGGCGGCGTGGACGAGCGTCACGCGCGTGATGTTGAACCTGAGCGAAGTGATTACGAGGTACTAG
- a CDS encoding SixA phosphatase family protein — MRHAIAKDPAQFAETGAPDAERPLTKQGRRRMRLAARGLAALVPDIGVVASSPLLRAVETAELIAKRYAKGGVDVETLRLSALAPGKSGSLLLSWLEDQPRDCAVVLVGHEPHLGHFVSWSLTGLRDSFVELKKGAAVLLEFGDSVRPGRARLIWSLRPGQLRMIGALGRQD; from the coding sequence GTGCGTCATGCGATTGCAAAGGACCCCGCCCAGTTCGCCGAAACAGGCGCCCCGGACGCCGAACGACCGCTGACCAAACAGGGGCGTAGACGAATGCGCCTCGCGGCACGCGGTCTTGCCGCTTTGGTGCCGGATATCGGCGTCGTTGCCAGCAGCCCCCTGCTTCGTGCGGTGGAGACGGCGGAGCTAATTGCCAAGCGTTACGCGAAAGGCGGTGTAGACGTCGAGACGCTCCGGCTTTCGGCGCTGGCACCCGGTAAGTCCGGCAGTCTGCTGCTGAGCTGGCTGGAAGACCAGCCGCGCGATTGTGCTGTTGTGCTCGTGGGTCATGAGCCGCATTTAGGGCATTTCGTGAGCTGGTCGCTGACCGGCTTGCGGGACTCGTTCGTCGAGCTCAAGAAGGGCGCGGCCGTACTCCTGGAGTTTGGCGACAGTGTCCGGCCGGGCCGGGCGCGGCTGATCTGGTCGCTGCGGCCCGGACAGTTACGGATGATCGGCGCGCTCGGCAGGCAGGATTAG
- a CDS encoding DUF1598 domain-containing protein — protein sequence MIMTRRIGFFALLVVGLLSSLSLPARAQIIGGGNQVGAAPGVYVEPDGTVRRREIDEKTELSAMRLRAKFAADADKDPKLAYVSLPKAFAVAREAISAGKPVPNDVRFLGGLTQISFVFLYGDDKDLVIAGPAEPFKTFPGDDGYAVGTRTGRPVMRLEDFVVAMRVVQGARGNAFGCRLDPDPAAPQRISDAMAKMARASRSARVKAVQDATGPQKVSFFGAVPDDTRFALTTVAADYELKRYGLGLARHTVAGMGNIVDNTRQAVNMIWFELAYQPILVSADGDAFGLRGPRLKVQAGSFGWDPKGATPKAYEFAKKMSDNIDALGIQQPLIADLQNLADLSVVAALIQRDKLDRKVGWDTGWLMQSTGDSLSSFPVTKVVTPRNADALANYTNGSIAAGGVVLSPGKVLSSPTEPDDKKTLDSPKAKGADLRKQKQQAAVVGQ from the coding sequence ATGATCATGACCCGCAGAATCGGCTTTTTCGCGTTGCTCGTGGTGGGGTTGCTCTCCAGCCTGTCGCTTCCCGCCAGGGCACAGATCATTGGGGGCGGCAATCAGGTGGGTGCCGCGCCGGGTGTCTACGTTGAGCCCGACGGCACGGTGAGGCGCCGGGAGATCGATGAAAAAACCGAGTTGTCCGCGATGCGGCTGCGAGCCAAGTTCGCTGCAGATGCCGACAAAGATCCCAAGCTGGCTTATGTTTCCCTCCCCAAGGCGTTTGCCGTTGCCCGCGAGGCCATCTCTGCCGGCAAGCCGGTTCCGAATGACGTCAGGTTTCTCGGCGGGTTGACGCAGATCAGCTTCGTATTCCTTTACGGCGATGACAAAGATCTGGTCATCGCAGGCCCGGCCGAACCCTTCAAGACGTTTCCCGGAGACGACGGCTACGCCGTCGGGACCCGCACGGGACGCCCCGTGATGCGGCTGGAGGACTTCGTCGTCGCGATGCGGGTTGTGCAGGGCGCCCGCGGCAACGCGTTCGGCTGCCGCCTCGATCCCGATCCGGCCGCTCCCCAGCGCATCAGCGATGCGATGGCCAAGATGGCCAGGGCCAGCCGAAGTGCCCGAGTGAAAGCCGTTCAGGACGCGACCGGTCCGCAAAAGGTGAGCTTCTTTGGAGCAGTGCCGGACGACACCCGATTCGCGCTGACGACCGTTGCCGCCGACTACGAACTCAAGCGATACGGGCTGGGGCTGGCTCGCCATACCGTCGCTGGCATGGGCAATATTGTCGATAACACCCGCCAGGCCGTGAACATGATCTGGTTCGAACTGGCCTACCAGCCGATTCTGGTGTCGGCCGACGGCGATGCATTCGGGCTACGCGGGCCGCGGCTGAAAGTGCAGGCCGGCAGTTTCGGATGGGATCCCAAGGGAGCCACGCCCAAGGCGTACGAGTTTGCCAAGAAGATGAGCGATAACATCGACGCGCTGGGGATCCAGCAGCCGCTGATCGCTGATCTCCAGAATCTGGCCGACTTGTCGGTAGTTGCAGCACTCATCCAGCGAGACAAACTCGACCGCAAAGTCGGATGGGACACCGGGTGGCTGATGCAGAGCACGGGGGATTCGCTGTCGAGCTTCCCAGTGACAAAGGTCGTCACCCCCAGGAACGCTGATGCACTGGCCAACTACACAAATGGCTCAATTGCCGCTGGTGGCGTCGTCCTATCCCCGGGCAAAGTGCTATCGTCGCCGACCGAACCCGACGACAAGAAGACACTCGATTCGCCCAAGGCCAAAGGTGCCGATCTTCGGAAGCAGAAGCAGCAGGCGGCGGTAGTAGGGCAGTAG
- a CDS encoding SAM-dependent methyltransferase, which yields MPFVSRAGAKLDHALTAFAIDVAGLVCADLGCNVGGFTDCLLQRGAPKVYAVDTGYGALDWKLRKDPRVVVMERTNAMHVSLPEKVAFICIDVAWTRQRRILPSARKLIADEGIVVTLIKPHYEADKSLLVKGVLPVERVDGVVAAVTADVAAAGFEVVGLSTSPILGGEGNTEVLAQLRPVRTR from the coding sequence ATGCCGTTCGTTTCACGTGCCGGAGCCAAGCTCGACCACGCCCTGACCGCCTTCGCGATCGATGTCGCCGGGCTCGTCTGCGCCGACCTTGGCTGCAACGTCGGCGGGTTCACCGACTGCCTGTTGCAGCGGGGCGCACCCAAGGTCTATGCCGTCGACACCGGCTATGGCGCGTTGGACTGGAAGCTTCGGAAGGACCCTCGGGTGGTGGTGATGGAACGCACCAACGCCATGCACGTGTCGCTGCCGGAGAAGGTCGCATTCATCTGCATTGATGTTGCCTGGACCCGGCAGCGACGAATCCTGCCGTCGGCTCGCAAGTTAATTGCCGACGAAGGGATTGTCGTGACGCTGATCAAACCCCATTACGAGGCGGACAAGTCGCTGCTCGTCAAGGGCGTGTTACCCGTCGAACGGGTTGACGGCGTAGTCGCCGCCGTGACGGCGGACGTTGCGGCCGCCGGTTTCGAGGTTGTCGGACTATCAACCAGCCCAATCCTTGGCGGTGAGGGGAACACCGAGGTCCTGGCCCAGCTGCGTCCGGTAAGAACACGGTAA
- the ppk1 gene encoding polyphosphate kinase 1, with protein sequence MTSKPTVIGSSVPDAVASPPGEVSPEEFLNRDTSWLEFNRRVLHEALDSRTPLLERVRFLGIFSSNLDEYFMKRVGGLKRQMLRGWNQQSPDGMTPAQTLAAIRNMVVPLLKQQGDCFTGEIRPLLAAQGIHLLTWADLNEEERANGAKYFSANVFPVLTPLAVDPGNPFPFISNLSTSLGVVLHHPDRNDNLFARVKVPEGMPGWVQVNTVTPAGQAPVYRMISLTELIRANMQDLFPDMAIVDTMGFRITRNADLERDEEDADDLMELIEDELRRRRFANAVRVEHGKEPNAWIMEFLTRELGLSPEDVYEMPAELDYPDLKQIADLNVGNPSLKYEPWTPIAPPALADDETDIFSVIRSGDVMVHMPYESFNASVERFVRQAVDDPKVLAIKMSLYRTGDGSPFIPLLIRAAEQRKQVACLVELKARFDEERNIQVAGALEKAGVHVVYGVVGLKTHAKTTLVVRQDPDGIRSYCHIGTGNYHAGTARLYTDLGLLTCDPEITHDVVELFHYLTGRSLKRDYRKLLVAPVTMQPRFLEMIDREAEHARQGRPAHIVAKMNSLEERKVVRALYRASKAGVKIDLIVRGFCTLRPGVKGLSENIRVSSVIGRFLEHSRIFYFRNGQEDAVHGEFYIGSADWMYRNLLARVEAIVPIEKQPLKQRLWDILQVLLNDNRQGWDLLQDGTYVQRNVTDPTKDIGSHQIFMNLTRAAKAAADRAAAG encoded by the coding sequence ATGACTTCAAAACCCACCGTGATCGGCTCCAGCGTTCCCGACGCCGTCGCTTCCCCGCCGGGGGAAGTCTCGCCGGAAGAGTTTTTGAATCGAGATACGTCGTGGCTGGAGTTCAATCGCCGAGTGCTGCATGAGGCGCTCGATAGCCGCACGCCGCTGCTGGAACGGGTGAGATTCCTCGGGATTTTCAGTTCAAATCTCGACGAGTACTTCATGAAACGTGTCGGCGGGCTCAAGCGGCAGATGCTGCGCGGCTGGAACCAGCAGTCGCCCGACGGCATGACGCCGGCCCAGACGCTTGCGGCCATCCGCAATATGGTCGTGCCGCTGCTCAAACAGCAGGGAGACTGCTTCACCGGTGAAATCCGCCCCCTGCTGGCCGCCCAGGGGATTCATCTGCTGACCTGGGCCGATTTGAATGAGGAAGAACGCGCCAATGGAGCCAAGTACTTCAGCGCCAATGTCTTTCCCGTACTCACGCCGCTAGCTGTGGACCCGGGAAACCCGTTCCCGTTCATTTCCAACCTCTCGACGTCGCTGGGGGTGGTGCTCCACCACCCGGATCGTAATGACAACCTCTTCGCCCGCGTGAAGGTGCCCGAGGGCATGCCGGGATGGGTGCAGGTGAACACCGTCACTCCCGCCGGCCAGGCTCCGGTCTACCGGATGATCTCACTGACGGAGCTCATCCGCGCCAACATGCAGGATCTGTTCCCCGACATGGCAATCGTCGACACGATGGGTTTCCGTATCACCCGCAATGCCGACCTGGAACGGGACGAGGAAGACGCCGACGACCTGATGGAACTGATCGAAGACGAGCTTCGTCGCCGTCGGTTCGCCAACGCAGTGCGTGTCGAACACGGCAAGGAACCCAACGCGTGGATCATGGAGTTCCTGACCCGGGAACTTGGGCTTAGCCCCGAAGACGTTTACGAGATGCCGGCGGAACTGGACTATCCGGATCTCAAACAGATCGCTGATCTGAACGTCGGCAATCCCTCGCTGAAGTACGAGCCTTGGACACCGATCGCCCCGCCGGCACTGGCCGACGACGAAACCGACATCTTCTCCGTCATTCGCAGCGGCGACGTGATGGTTCATATGCCGTACGAAAGCTTCAACGCCAGCGTCGAACGATTTGTTCGCCAGGCGGTGGACGACCCGAAGGTGCTCGCGATCAAGATGTCGCTCTACCGTACCGGCGACGGCAGCCCGTTCATTCCGCTACTGATCCGCGCCGCCGAGCAGCGCAAGCAGGTGGCGTGCCTGGTCGAGCTCAAGGCGCGCTTTGACGAAGAACGGAACATCCAGGTCGCCGGCGCGCTGGAAAAGGCGGGTGTACATGTTGTGTACGGCGTCGTCGGACTCAAGACGCACGCCAAGACGACGCTGGTCGTCCGCCAGGACCCCGACGGCATCCGCAGCTACTGCCACATCGGCACCGGCAACTACCACGCCGGCACCGCCCGGCTATATACCGACCTCGGACTGCTTACCTGCGACCCGGAGATCACGCATGACGTGGTCGAATTGTTCCACTACCTGACCGGCCGGTCCCTGAAGCGGGATTACCGGAAGCTGCTGGTCGCACCCGTGACGATGCAGCCGCGATTCCTCGAGATGATCGACCGGGAGGCTGAACACGCCCGCCAAGGCAGGCCGGCCCATATCGTCGCCAAGATGAACTCGCTCGAAGAGCGCAAGGTGGTGCGGGCACTCTATCGTGCGAGCAAGGCGGGCGTGAAAATCGACCTGATCGTCCGCGGTTTCTGCACGCTAAGGCCTGGCGTGAAGGGGCTCAGCGAAAACATCCGGGTCAGCAGCGTCATCGGTCGGTTCCTGGAACACAGCCGAATCTTTTACTTCCGTAACGGGCAGGAAGATGCGGTTCATGGAGAGTTCTACATTGGCTCGGCCGACTGGATGTATCGCAACCTGCTGGCCCGCGTCGAGGCGATCGTGCCCATCGAGAAGCAGCCGCTGAAGCAGCGGCTGTGGGACATCCTGCAAGTTCTGCTGAATGACAACCGCCAGGGTTGGGATCTACTACAGGACGGAACTTATGTGCAGCGGAATGTGACCGATCCGACCAAAGACATCGGGTCACACCAGATCTTCATGAACCTGACCCGGGCCGCCAAGGCAGCCGCGGACCGTGCGGCGGCGGGATAG